One region of Micromonospora ureilytica genomic DNA includes:
- the ctaE gene encoding aa3-type cytochrome oxidase subunit III has product MTAAPAIDKSRIHSLTRPNMVSVGTIVWLSSELMFFAALFAMYFSIRAAAPEQWEKHTEALNIPYATTFTVILVLSSVTCQLGVFAAEKGDVHALRRWFTVTFVMGLIFVLGQLNEYRHLVEDGIKINGDGYGSVFYLTTGFHGLHVTGGLIAFVIFMVRTTMGRFTPAQATSAIVVSYYWHFVDVVWIGLYAMIYWLQ; this is encoded by the coding sequence GTGACTGCGGCCCCAGCCATTGACAAGAGCCGGATCCACTCTCTGACCCGACCGAACATGGTCAGCGTCGGGACGATCGTGTGGCTCTCCAGCGAACTCATGTTCTTCGCGGCGCTGTTCGCGATGTACTTCTCGATCCGCGCGGCTGCGCCGGAGCAGTGGGAGAAGCACACCGAGGCGCTGAACATCCCGTACGCGACCACCTTCACGGTGATCCTGGTGCTGTCCTCGGTGACGTGCCAGCTCGGCGTCTTCGCGGCGGAGAAGGGTGACGTGCACGCGCTGCGGCGCTGGTTCACCGTCACCTTCGTGATGGGCCTGATCTTCGTCCTCGGTCAGCTGAACGAGTACCGGCACCTGGTCGAGGACGGCATCAAGATCAACGGAGACGGGTACGGATCGGTGTTCTACCTGACCACCGGCTTCCACGGCCTGCACGTGACCGGCGGTCTGATCGCCTTCGTCATCTTCATGGTCCGTACGACCATGGGCCGGTTCACGCCGGCGCAGGCGACGTCGGCGATCGTCGTGTCGTACTACTGGCACTTCGTCGACGTCGTGTGGATCGGGCTGTACGCCATGATCTACTGGCTCCAGTGA
- the qcrC gene encoding cytochrome bc1 complex diheme cytochrome c subunit: protein MTSDNDRRRGLLARLRERPAARSRGRRRLGAAVRLIAALMLAGGAYTVFAPGAQAQDNPQLTGAAAEGKALFDVSCVTCHGRNAQGVEGRGPSLIGVGAASVEFQVSSGRMPLARQEAQAHRKPPVFTDEQTRQLAQYIQELGGGPVVPEGDDLREDGNIASGGELFRINCSQCHAFGGGGGALSSGKFAPSLHPATDRQIYAAMLSGPQNMPVFGDNQLRPEQKADIIAYIQETLKHDQDPGGLNLGRYGPSTEGLAIFLVGIVALVFASLWIAGKS, encoded by the coding sequence ATGACTTCTGACAACGACCGCCGACGCGGTCTGCTCGCGCGGTTGCGTGAGCGGCCCGCCGCGCGCAGCAGGGGCCGCCGCCGGCTGGGCGCCGCGGTCCGGCTGATCGCCGCGCTGATGCTCGCCGGCGGCGCCTACACCGTCTTCGCCCCGGGCGCCCAGGCGCAGGACAACCCGCAGCTGACCGGCGCCGCCGCAGAGGGCAAGGCGCTGTTCGACGTGAGCTGCGTGACCTGCCACGGCCGCAACGCCCAGGGTGTCGAGGGCCGCGGGCCGAGCCTGATCGGCGTCGGCGCGGCATCTGTCGAGTTCCAGGTCAGCTCCGGGCGGATGCCGCTGGCCCGCCAGGAGGCCCAGGCGCACCGTAAGCCCCCGGTCTTCACCGACGAGCAGACCCGCCAACTGGCCCAGTACATCCAGGAGCTGGGCGGCGGTCCGGTCGTGCCCGAGGGCGACGACCTCCGCGAGGACGGCAACATCGCGTCCGGCGGCGAGCTGTTCCGGATCAACTGCTCGCAGTGCCACGCCTTCGGTGGCGGCGGCGGCGCGCTCTCCTCGGGCAAGTTCGCCCCGAGCCTGCACCCCGCGACCGACCGCCAGATCTACGCGGCGATGTTGAGCGGCCCGCAGAACATGCCGGTGTTCGGCGACAACCAGCTCCGGCCGGAGCAGAAGGCCGACATCATCGCCTACATCCAGGAGACGCTGAAGCACGACCAGGACCCGGGCGGGTTGAACCTCGGGCGGTACGGCCCGTCCACCGAGGGCCTGGCGATCTTCCTGGTTGGCATCGTGGCGCTCGTCTTCGCTAGCCTGTGGATTGCGGGTAAGTCGTGA
- the qcrA gene encoding cytochrome bc1 complex Rieske iron-sulfur subunit: MSTHTEHPAPQGQEPLDVNDPKLTRFDIVREGARRDDIEIVHYEPQVLPGTKAERRLTRVVAGFFLITGLAATAFLAIYIWWPWQYEAGRGGDKFYTPLLGFTLGVALLAVGFGILTWGKKLLPKEVSIQDRHEGQVDSEGRTITGQTMLYMADELGVKRRPLLGISLLAGLAPVAAVAAAPLVGGLISQPHKNNQMFTTGFAMPEGGQRIRLVREDGRPIRPADISTGGQLTVFPGIDHGVSNKHADSPTLLIHLRDSDAQESRRANERVGHGDYMWGNYAAFSKICTHAGCPASLYEQQTNRLLCPCHQSQFLITDNARPIFGPASRRLPQLPIEVDSEGFFVAKSDYTETVGPDFWERP; encoded by the coding sequence ATGAGCACCCACACCGAGCACCCGGCCCCGCAGGGTCAGGAGCCGCTCGACGTGAACGACCCCAAGCTGACCCGGTTCGACATCGTTCGTGAGGGCGCGCGCAGGGACGACATCGAGATCGTCCACTACGAGCCGCAGGTGCTTCCGGGCACCAAGGCGGAGCGTCGGCTGACCCGGGTTGTCGCCGGCTTCTTCCTGATCACCGGCCTGGCCGCGACCGCATTCCTGGCCATCTACATCTGGTGGCCGTGGCAGTACGAGGCGGGCAGGGGTGGCGACAAGTTCTACACCCCGCTGCTCGGCTTCACCCTCGGCGTGGCGCTGCTCGCCGTCGGCTTCGGCATCCTGACCTGGGGCAAGAAGTTGCTGCCCAAGGAGGTCTCGATCCAGGACCGGCACGAGGGTCAGGTGGACTCCGAAGGCCGCACGATCACCGGCCAGACCATGCTCTACATGGCGGACGAGCTCGGCGTGAAGCGTCGCCCGCTGCTCGGCATCTCGCTGCTGGCCGGTCTCGCGCCGGTCGCCGCGGTCGCCGCGGCACCGCTGGTCGGCGGGCTGATCTCGCAGCCGCACAAGAACAACCAGATGTTCACCACCGGGTTCGCCATGCCCGAGGGCGGCCAGCGGATCCGCCTGGTCCGCGAGGACGGCCGGCCGATCCGCCCGGCGGACATCAGCACCGGTGGGCAGCTGACCGTCTTCCCCGGCATCGACCACGGCGTGAGCAACAAGCACGCCGACTCGCCGACGCTGCTGATCCACCTCCGCGACTCCGACGCGCAGGAGTCGCGCCGGGCCAACGAGCGGGTCGGCCACGGTGACTACATGTGGGGCAACTACGCGGCGTTCTCCAAGATCTGCACGCACGCGGGATGTCCGGCAAGCCTGTACGAGCAGCAGACCAACCGGCTGCTCTGTCCGTGCCACCAGTCCCAGTTCCTGATCACCGACAACGCCCGGCCCATCTTCGGCCCCGCCAGCCGGCGGCTGCCGCAGCTGCCGATCGAGGTGGACTCCGAGGGCTTCTTCGTGGCGAAGTCCGACTACACCGAGACCGTCGGGCCTGATTTCTGGGAGCGGCCATGA
- the qcrB gene encoding cytochrome bc1 complex cytochrome b subunit yields MKRRKFDLAATPGKAAVGVDDRFAVATPLRKLLNKVFPDHWSFLLGEIALFSFVVLLLTGVFLTFFFEPAMTEVVYDGSYAPLQGTPMSAAYASSLDISFDVRGGLVMRQMHHWAALLFMAAIVVHMLRVFFTGAFRKPRETNWIIGSLLFWVGFLAGFTGYSLPDDGLSGTGLRIASAIMLSIPVIGSWVTSSVFGGEFPGTIIISRFFIAHVLLIPGLLVALISVHLGLVFKQKHTQWPGPGRTNNNVVGERMFPRYALKQGGFFMVVFGVIALMGGLFQINPIWLFGPYEAWVVSAASQPDWYVMFLDGSTRLMPAWEIPIPIGDGYVIPPLFWPTVVLPGILVGLSTMYPFLEARHLKDRESHNLLERPRDAPARTAVGAMAVSFYIVLTLSGANDVIADKFQISLNAMTWAGRIGLLVVPPLAYYVTYRLCLGLQQHDREVLAHGVETGIIRRMPDGRFVEVHQPLSASNGHADGHGQLDYVGWVVPKKMNRLGALGPAIRGFFYPIEKPVEAPVSPGHPPVEARPEREEIGSGESRR; encoded by the coding sequence ATGAAGCGTCGAAAGTTTGACCTTGCGGCGACGCCGGGCAAGGCCGCGGTGGGAGTGGACGACCGCTTCGCGGTGGCCACCCCGTTGCGCAAGCTACTGAACAAGGTCTTCCCGGACCACTGGTCCTTCCTGCTCGGCGAGATCGCGCTGTTCTCGTTCGTCGTGCTGCTGCTGACCGGTGTGTTCCTCACCTTCTTCTTCGAGCCGGCGATGACCGAGGTGGTCTACGACGGCAGCTACGCGCCGTTGCAGGGCACGCCGATGTCCGCCGCGTACGCCTCCAGCCTGGACATCTCGTTCGACGTCCGCGGCGGTCTGGTGATGCGGCAGATGCACCACTGGGCGGCGCTGCTGTTCATGGCCGCGATCGTCGTGCACATGCTCCGGGTCTTCTTCACCGGCGCCTTCCGCAAGCCGCGTGAGACCAACTGGATCATCGGTTCGCTGCTGTTCTGGGTCGGCTTCCTGGCCGGCTTCACCGGCTACTCGCTGCCGGACGACGGCCTCTCCGGCACGGGCCTGCGGATCGCCTCGGCGATCATGCTGTCCATCCCGGTGATCGGCTCCTGGGTCACCTCGTCGGTCTTCGGCGGCGAGTTCCCTGGCACGATCATCATCAGCCGGTTCTTCATCGCCCACGTGCTGCTCATCCCCGGTCTGCTGGTCGCGCTGATCAGCGTCCACCTGGGCCTGGTCTTCAAGCAGAAGCACACCCAGTGGCCCGGCCCCGGCCGGACCAACAACAACGTGGTCGGCGAGCGGATGTTCCCCCGGTACGCGCTGAAGCAGGGCGGCTTCTTCATGGTCGTCTTCGGCGTCATCGCGCTGATGGGCGGTCTGTTCCAGATCAACCCGATCTGGCTGTTCGGCCCGTACGAGGCGTGGGTGGTTTCGGCCGCCAGCCAGCCCGACTGGTACGTCATGTTCCTCGACGGGTCGACCCGACTCATGCCGGCCTGGGAGATTCCCATCCCGATCGGTGACGGGTACGTCATCCCGCCGCTGTTCTGGCCGACTGTCGTGCTGCCCGGCATCCTGGTGGGCCTGTCGACGATGTACCCGTTCCTGGAAGCCCGGCACCTGAAGGACCGCGAGAGCCACAATCTGCTCGAGCGTCCCCGGGATGCTCCGGCCCGGACCGCCGTCGGCGCCATGGCCGTCTCGTTCTACATCGTGCTGACGCTCTCCGGCGCCAACGACGTGATCGCGGACAAGTTCCAGATCAGCCTGAACGCGATGACCTGGGCGGGCCGGATCGGCCTGCTGGTGGTCCCGCCGCTGGCGTACTACGTCACCTACCGGCTCTGCCTGGGTCTGCAGCAGCACGACCGGGAGGTGCTCGCCCACGGCGTGGAGACCGGCATCATCCGGCGCATGCCGGACGGCCGGTTCGTCGAGGTGCACCAGCCGCTCAGCGCGTCCAACGGGCACGCGGACGGCCACGGCCAGTTGGACTACGTCGGCTGGGTCGTGCCGAAGAAGATGAACCGGCTGGGGGCCCTCGGCCCGGCCATCCGGGGCTTCTTCTACCCGATCGAGAAGCCGGTCGAGGCGCCGGTCTCGCCGGGGCACCCGCCGGTCGAGGCCCGACCCGAGCGCGAGGAGATCGGCAGCGGCGAGAGCCGCCGCTGA
- a CDS encoding DUF4142 domain-containing protein, protein MLGIKRLGLLAALVLVGVAPAAAAQAAAQPSTQDTQYLQAVHQVNLFEITAGDLAQQKGQDQGVKDLGAMLKTDHTQLDQTVQQTASQLGVELPNEPSADQQAVIDKLNNASGAEFDRLWVTSELAGHVQAIQATQTEISQGSEQSVVQLAQTALPTLQTHYDELVALANKLGIPVPQTSASGTPSPGGTGTESPAPGGTGTESPAPGGGSTESPAPGGGTTEVPAPSES, encoded by the coding sequence ATGTTGGGTATCAAACGCCTCGGCCTGTTGGCCGCGCTGGTACTTGTCGGTGTCGCGCCGGCTGCGGCCGCGCAGGCCGCGGCACAGCCGTCGACGCAGGACACCCAGTACCTGCAGGCGGTACACCAGGTCAACCTGTTCGAGATCACCGCTGGTGACCTGGCCCAGCAGAAGGGTCAGGACCAGGGGGTCAAGGACCTGGGCGCGATGCTGAAGACCGACCACACCCAGCTGGACCAGACGGTGCAGCAGACCGCTTCGCAGCTCGGGGTGGAACTGCCGAACGAGCCCAGCGCCGATCAGCAGGCGGTCATCGACAAGCTGAACAACGCCAGCGGTGCGGAGTTCGACCGGCTCTGGGTGACCAGTGAGCTGGCCGGTCACGTCCAGGCCATCCAGGCCACCCAGACGGAGATCTCGCAGGGCTCCGAGCAGTCGGTGGTCCAGTTGGCGCAGACGGCGCTTCCGACGCTGCAGACGCACTACGACGAGTTGGTGGCGCTCGCCAACAAGCTGGGCATCCCGGTTCCGCAGACCAGCGCCAGCGGTACGCCCAGCCCGGGCGGCACCGGCACTGAGTCGCCGGCTCCGGGCGGCACCGGCACCGAGTCGCCGGCTCCGGGCGGTGGCAGCACCGAGTCCCCGGCTCCGGGCGGCGGCACCACTGAGGTGCCGGCTCCCAGCGAGAGCTGA
- a CDS encoding Lrp/AsnC family transcriptional regulator, which yields MITAIVLIDCATDAIPEVAENLANLPGVSEVYSVAGHVDLIAIVRVREFDQIAQVIAGSISKVPGVLNTESHIAFRAYSQHDLEEAFAIGLASAD from the coding sequence GTGATCACCGCGATCGTGCTGATCGACTGCGCCACCGATGCGATCCCCGAGGTGGCGGAAAACCTGGCCAACCTTCCCGGTGTCAGCGAGGTCTACTCGGTGGCCGGGCACGTCGACCTCATCGCCATCGTCCGGGTCCGCGAGTTCGACCAGATCGCCCAGGTCATCGCAGGCAGCATCTCCAAGGTCCCGGGCGTGCTCAACACCGAGTCGCACATCGCCTTCCGGGCGTACTCCCAGCACGACCTGGAGGAGGCGTTCGCGATCGGCCTGGCCAGCGCCGACTGA
- a CDS encoding nucleotidyltransferase family protein, translated as MTGGASAPAELCAVVLAAGEGTRLRPLTERVPKALCPVGNVPLLDRALARLAGLGLTGPNRVAVNACYLGDQVVAHVGDRAHLSVEPGDPLGTAGGVANLRDWIDGRPVLVGNADAYLADPAAPPGPDVAALLDGWDGRSVRLLGQPAADPAAPGTFAGHCFTGFSLLPWRLVRDLPVAFSDLVRAVWRPAEAAGALTVVPYPGTFFDTGTPADYLAANLHAASGGALVEESATVTGRCVESVVGAGARVHGDVFRTVVWPGATVRAGERLRNVIRAGNDLTVPCPAQG; from the coding sequence ATGACCGGCGGGGCCTCCGCGCCGGCCGAGTTGTGCGCTGTGGTGCTCGCCGCCGGCGAGGGCACCCGGCTGCGCCCGCTCACCGAACGGGTGCCCAAGGCGCTCTGCCCGGTCGGCAACGTGCCCCTGCTGGATCGGGCGTTGGCGCGGCTGGCCGGCCTGGGGCTGACCGGTCCCAACCGGGTCGCGGTGAACGCCTGCTACCTCGGCGACCAGGTGGTGGCGCACGTCGGTGACCGCGCGCACCTGTCGGTGGAGCCGGGCGACCCACTGGGCACCGCGGGTGGGGTGGCCAACCTGCGGGACTGGATCGACGGACGGCCGGTGCTGGTCGGCAACGCCGACGCGTACCTCGCCGACCCGGCTGCTCCCCCGGGCCCGGACGTGGCCGCCCTGCTCGACGGCTGGGACGGGCGCAGCGTGCGCCTGCTCGGCCAGCCGGCCGCGGACCCGGCGGCGCCGGGCACCTTCGCCGGGCACTGCTTCACCGGCTTCTCGCTGCTGCCCTGGCGGCTGGTCCGGGACCTGCCGGTCGCCTTCTCGGACCTGGTCCGCGCCGTGTGGCGGCCGGCCGAGGCCGCGGGCGCCCTGACGGTGGTGCCCTACCCGGGCACCTTCTTCGACACCGGCACCCCGGCCGACTACCTGGCGGCCAACCTGCACGCCGCGTCCGGGGGCGCTCTCGTCGAGGAGTCCGCGACGGTGACCGGCCGTTGCGTGGAGTCGGTGGTCGGCGCGGGGGCGCGGGTGCACGGCGACGTGTTCCGCACTGTGGTGTGGCCGGGCGCGACAGTACGCGCCGGCGAGCGGTTGCGGAACGTGATCCGGGCCGGGAACGACCTGACCGTGCCCTGCCCCGCCCAGGGCTGA
- a CDS encoding NUDIX hydrolase → MIPRSRATGRAVFYQAFYRLPLPVRRRLVKLAMPKYIVGAVTLVRDSEATGAGRLLMLRQPPGKGWSLPAGLLDRGEPPVVGAARELFEESGVRLPPSRLRPAVPNAIVHAKGWVDMVFETEVPASDTKLAVDGAEVFEAAWHPLDDLPKLTWPTARLLAYYDIGPLAGQFPPPIPDDLP, encoded by the coding sequence ATGATCCCCCGTTCCCGCGCCACCGGTCGGGCCGTCTTCTACCAGGCTTTCTACCGGCTGCCGCTGCCGGTGCGTCGGCGCCTGGTCAAGCTGGCGATGCCCAAGTACATCGTCGGCGCGGTCACCCTGGTCCGCGATTCCGAGGCGACGGGCGCGGGCCGGCTGCTGATGCTGCGCCAACCGCCAGGTAAGGGCTGGTCGCTGCCCGCCGGTCTCCTGGATCGGGGCGAGCCCCCGGTGGTGGGTGCGGCCCGCGAACTGTTCGAGGAATCCGGCGTCCGACTCCCCCCGTCCCGGTTACGCCCGGCGGTGCCGAACGCGATCGTGCACGCCAAGGGCTGGGTGGACATGGTCTTCGAGACCGAGGTGCCCGCGTCCGACACCAAGCTGGCGGTCGACGGCGCGGAGGTCTTCGAGGCCGCGTGGCACCCCCTGGACGACCTGCCCAAGCTGACCTGGCCGACCGCCCGGCTGCTCGCCTACTACGACATCGGGCCGCTGGCCGGGCAGTTCCCGCCCCCGATCCCCGACGACCTGCCATGA
- a CDS encoding RelA/SpoT family protein: MDVDAGHGAALGGALPTQPGELPLARRLRSLLSWPTTDSDPVTQLVRTHRGIHAGTDPAVLRRAYTIAENMHRGQFRKSGEPYITHPLAVAQICAELGMDATTLVAALLHDTVEDTRYTLQALSEDFGGEVAHLVDGVTKFDKAFYGKAAEAETIRKMIVAAAKDVRVLIIKLADRLHNMRTLGVRSASSRERIARKTQEVLVPLCDRLGIQTLKRELDDVVLLHLEPDEHARLARHVHDRPGWDSYLDSVVTQARVALRRGRVDAVVTPRPRHLYSIWKDTIAGGHTAPYDLPRIVVVVDGPATDCYAALGAIHGTWRPVAGRFKDFIASPKNNLYRSLHTSVCGPQDRTVEVLIRTEEMHRSAEYGIAADFRFPRSGSSSAAARAEQLDWLRRVLDWEPDAADPAQFLESLRCDLAEGQIQVFSDGRQVVLPAGATPVDLAYELGNDRGDHCLAARINGRLAPLSSELDEGDVVEIFTENDGDNGFEAGVAPRGPRREWLSFVKSPHAQMQINRWFAEHTEPGITISDKVRLGRATIGLALRQHNRGLASDLPLLRLSEELGYPDLETLLVAVFDRVIEPDTVVRQLIDLVDHRQ; the protein is encoded by the coding sequence GTGGACGTCGACGCCGGACACGGCGCCGCCCTGGGGGGCGCCCTGCCGACACAGCCAGGTGAGCTGCCGCTCGCCCGCCGGCTACGGTCGTTGCTCAGTTGGCCGACCACCGACTCCGACCCGGTCACCCAGCTGGTCCGCACCCATCGGGGCATCCACGCCGGCACCGACCCTGCGGTGCTGCGCCGTGCCTACACGATCGCGGAGAACATGCACCGCGGGCAGTTCCGCAAGAGCGGGGAACCGTACATCACCCATCCCCTCGCGGTGGCGCAGATCTGCGCCGAGCTGGGAATGGACGCCACCACCCTGGTCGCGGCGCTGCTGCACGACACCGTGGAGGACACCCGCTACACCCTCCAGGCGCTCTCCGAGGATTTCGGCGGCGAGGTGGCCCACCTGGTCGACGGGGTGACCAAGTTCGACAAGGCGTTCTACGGCAAGGCCGCCGAGGCGGAGACGATCCGCAAGATGATCGTCGCGGCCGCCAAGGACGTCCGGGTGCTGATCATCAAACTCGCCGACCGGCTGCACAACATGCGCACGCTCGGGGTGCGCTCCGCGTCGTCGCGGGAACGGATCGCCCGCAAGACCCAGGAGGTGCTGGTCCCACTCTGTGACCGGCTGGGCATCCAGACCCTCAAGCGCGAGCTGGACGACGTGGTGCTGCTGCACCTTGAGCCCGACGAGCATGCCCGGCTGGCCCGGCACGTGCACGACCGGCCGGGCTGGGACTCGTACCTCGACTCGGTGGTCACCCAGGCCCGGGTGGCGCTGCGCCGCGGCCGGGTCGACGCCGTGGTGACCCCTCGTCCCCGGCACCTCTACTCGATCTGGAAGGACACCATCGCCGGCGGCCACACGGCCCCGTACGACCTGCCCCGCATCGTGGTGGTGGTCGACGGCCCGGCCACCGACTGTTACGCCGCGCTCGGCGCGATCCACGGCACCTGGCGACCGGTGGCCGGCCGCTTCAAGGACTTCATCGCGTCACCGAAGAACAACCTCTACCGCTCGCTGCACACAAGCGTCTGCGGCCCCCAGGACCGCACTGTGGAGGTGCTGATCCGCACGGAGGAGATGCACCGCTCGGCCGAGTACGGCATCGCCGCCGACTTCCGTTTCCCCCGCTCGGGCAGCAGCAGCGCCGCGGCCCGCGCCGAGCAGTTGGACTGGCTGCGCCGGGTGCTCGACTGGGAGCCGGACGCCGCCGACCCGGCACAGTTCCTCGAATCGCTGCGCTGCGACCTCGCCGAGGGGCAGATCCAGGTCTTCTCCGACGGGCGGCAGGTCGTGCTGCCCGCCGGTGCCACACCTGTCGACCTCGCGTACGAGCTGGGCAACGACCGGGGCGACCACTGCCTGGCCGCCCGCATCAACGGTCGGCTGGCCCCGCTCAGTTCGGAGCTGGACGAGGGCGACGTGGTGGAGATCTTCACCGAGAACGACGGCGACAACGGCTTCGAGGCAGGTGTGGCGCCACGCGGCCCCCGCCGGGAGTGGCTGAGCTTCGTCAAGTCGCCGCACGCGCAGATGCAGATCAACAGGTGGTTCGCCGAGCACACCGAGCCGGGCATCACGATCAGCGACAAGGTGCGCCTCGGCCGGGCCACCATCGGGCTCGCCCTGCGCCAGCACAACCGGGGCCTCGCCAGTGACCTGCCACTGCTGCGCCTCTCCGAGGAGTTGGGCTACCCCGACCTGGAGACCCTGCTGGTCGCGGTCTTCGACCGGGTGATCGAACCGGACACCGTGGTCCGCCAGCTCATCGACCTGGTCGACCATCGACAGTGA
- a CDS encoding DEDD exonuclease domain-containing protein, with the protein MAQAEYVQESLAGLDPAVGGVDPALPLYATTFVVVDLETTGGAPDGGGITEIGAVKVRGGEQLGVLATLVNPGQPIPPFITVLTGITQAMLVPAPPIEQVLPSFLEFIDEAVLVAHNAPYDVGFLKAACAKHGYRWPNPRVLDTAALARRVLTRDEVPNRKLGTLAAYFRTATQPTHRALDDAKATVDVLHGLIGRLGGHRVDTVGDAIEFARAVTPTQRRKRHLAEGLPKVPGVYIFRAADDRPLYVGTSVDIATRVRSYFTAGEKRARISEMLGAAERVEAVECAHSLEAEVRELRLIAAHAPPYNRRSKYPERMVWLKLTDGPYPRLSIVRELSPTDTAYLGPFTSRRAAELAAAGFHDAVPLRQCTHRLSLRTVTPACALAELGRCPAPCEHKITPEEYDDSAAAPFRTATASDPQPVVDALLARIDALSRDQRYEEAAVVRSRLAAVLRATVRMQRLAALTGIVELAAARPAARGGWELALVRHGRLAGAGVSPPGVHPRPTLATIRATAETVSGGHGPVPAATAEESERILSWLERPETRLVEMSSGWSSPASGAGRFRDLLAKAEGGASHQLSTERS; encoded by the coding sequence ATGGCACAGGCGGAGTACGTCCAGGAGTCACTGGCCGGTCTCGACCCGGCGGTGGGCGGGGTGGACCCGGCGCTGCCGCTCTACGCGACGACCTTCGTGGTGGTCGACCTGGAGACCACCGGCGGGGCACCGGACGGCGGCGGCATCACCGAGATCGGCGCGGTCAAGGTGCGCGGTGGCGAGCAGTTGGGGGTGTTGGCGACCCTGGTCAACCCCGGGCAGCCGATTCCGCCCTTCATCACCGTGCTGACCGGCATCACCCAGGCCATGCTGGTGCCGGCGCCACCGATCGAGCAGGTGCTGCCGAGCTTCCTGGAGTTCATCGACGAGGCGGTGCTGGTGGCCCACAACGCCCCGTACGACGTGGGCTTCCTCAAGGCCGCCTGCGCGAAGCACGGCTACCGCTGGCCCAACCCCCGGGTACTGGACACGGCTGCGCTCGCCCGCCGGGTGCTGACCCGCGACGAGGTGCCCAACCGCAAGCTGGGCACCCTGGCCGCCTACTTCCGCACCGCCACCCAGCCCACGCACCGGGCGCTGGACGACGCGAAGGCCACAGTCGACGTGCTGCACGGGCTGATCGGTCGGCTCGGCGGGCACCGGGTGGACACTGTCGGCGACGCCATCGAGTTCGCCCGCGCGGTCACCCCGACCCAGCGCCGCAAGCGGCACCTGGCCGAGGGGCTGCCCAAGGTCCCCGGGGTCTACATCTTCCGGGCCGCCGACGACCGGCCGCTCTACGTGGGCACCTCCGTCGACATCGCCACCCGGGTGCGCAGCTACTTCACCGCCGGCGAGAAGCGCGCCCGGATCTCCGAGATGCTGGGCGCGGCCGAACGGGTCGAGGCGGTGGAGTGCGCCCACTCGTTGGAGGCGGAGGTCCGTGAGCTGCGGTTGATCGCCGCCCACGCCCCGCCGTACAACCGCCGGTCCAAATACCCGGAACGGATGGTCTGGCTGAAGCTGACCGACGGTCCGTACCCTCGGCTGTCGATCGTCCGCGAGCTCTCCCCCACCGACACCGCGTACCTCGGGCCGTTCACCTCCCGGCGAGCCGCCGAGCTGGCCGCCGCCGGTTTCCACGACGCGGTGCCGCTGCGCCAGTGCACGCACCGGCTCTCGCTGCGCACCGTCACGCCGGCCTGCGCGCTGGCCGAGCTGGGTCGCTGCCCGGCGCCCTGCGAGCACAAGATCACCCCCGAGGAGTACGACGACAGCGCCGCCGCGCCCTTCCGGACCGCGACGGCCAGCGACCCCCAGCCGGTGGTGGACGCGCTCCTCGCGCGGATCGACGCGCTCTCTCGTGACCAGCGCTACGAGGAGGCCGCCGTGGTGCGGTCCCGGCTGGCCGCCGTGCTGCGGGCCACCGTGCGGATGCAGCGGCTGGCCGCGCTGACCGGGATCGTCGAGCTGGCTGCGGCCCGGCCGGCCGCCCGGGGCGGCTGGGAGTTGGCGCTGGTCCGGCACGGCCGGCTGGCCGGCGCGGGGGTGTCCCCGCCGGGCGTGCACCCGCGTCCCACGTTGGCCACGATCCGGGCCACCGCGGAGACGGTGTCGGGCGGGCACGGTCCGGTGCCGGCCGCCACCGCCGAGGAGTCCGAGCGGATCCTGTCCTGGTTGGAGCGACCGGAGACCCGACTCGTCGAGATGTCCTCCGGTTGGTCCTCTCCGGCGAGTGGTGCGGGTCGGTTCCGTGACCTGCTGGCGAAGGCCGAGGGCGGCGCGTCCCACCAACTCTCGACCGAACGCTCATGA